One Methylorubrum extorquens genomic window, GGGAAAGGGCGTTCCGTCCGCGGCGCAGGCGGTAAGCGCGGGGATCGCCGTGTAGCCCGGCTCGCTCAGCCACTCGACCGGCTGTCCGTCGCGGGTGTCGACGATCGGCAGGCGCTCGCGGTCGATCCCGCCCCAAAGCGTCTTGAAGGGCGCGTAGTCCTCCGGCCGCCCGACGCCGGCCCAGGCGAGATAGAGCGGCACCCGGATCGCGTTGTAGGAGAACAGCGGCGGGAAGCCGTCGGCGGGGCGTAAGCTGTCCTTGGCCGAAATCCACTCGGTCGGCAGGCTGCTCGGCCCGAAGCGGGACTGGCGCAGGAAATCGACGCCGCTGCGGATCAGCGACGCCCAATCGTATTCGGGGGCGACGATCGGCAATCGCTGGAAGGCGGGGAAGACCCAGTAGGACAGGTTGATGAGCGGGCCGTCGGTGCGCTCGCGGGCCGAGAAGCCGGAGACGGCCGGCAGCAGGACCGGCCCGTGCGGGTCCTTGAACAGGATGGTCTTGCGGCCGAACTCGACGGCGATGCGGCGCGCGGCGGTGCGGTAGGAGGGTTCGCCCCAGGCCTCCGCCGCCTCGGTGAGCGCCCAGGCGACCAGGATGTCGCCGTCGGTGGCGTTGTTCATGTCGGAGACCGCCGGGCGGTGGTCGGGCGCCCAGCGCCATGCCAGCAGCTCGTCGGAGCGCACCATCAGGTTGGCGCGGGTCCAGCCCCAGATCCGCTCGAAGCTGGCCCGGTCGCCGGCCGCGACGGCGAGCAGCATGCCGTAGCCCTGGCCCTCGCTGTGGCTGATCAGGCCGTTGGCGGTGTCGACGATCCGGCCCTGCTCGGTGATGAACCGCGCCCGGTAGGCGCGCCACGCCGCGTCGTCGCCCAGCGTGTTGGCGAGCATCGGGCCGGCATCGGTCCGCGCCGTCGTCTCGGCGCGTGGCGGGCTCGGCAGGGCCGTGGCGGGCGGCACCGTGGTGGCCTCCGTCTGCTGCGGCGCAGGTTGGCTCCCTTGGGGCGCGGTCTCCGGGGAGGCCGGCTGCGGCGTCGTCTGCGCCGCGGCGGATCCGGCCGCCGCGAGGGTGAGCGCCGTGGCGACCGTCCATCCGATAAGGCCCAGGGTGGCAGGGCGGCGGCGAGGACGGCACGGCGCGCGGGGGGGCCGCATCAGGAATTCCTCCGACCGAGTTGGCGAACGAGACCCGTCGTGGCGAGGCCGAGGCACAGCGCCATGAACAGGGTCATGCCGACGTAGTAGCCGGGATTGAGGGAGAGCCAGGCCGCCGAAACGAGCCGGAAGTTCGCGAGCGACCACGAGCGGGTCTCGATCAGCGCGACGCGATCCGCATCGACCGTGGTGAGGGTGCCGTCCGAAGCGTCGAGGAAGGCGGCGCGCCCGACGAGGCGGGTCCAGACCACGGGATCGACGAGGCAGGACACCGAGGCCTTGAGCATCGACGGGTTCGGCGCGGTGACGAGCACGGTGGTCTCGCTCAGCCGCGTTCGGCCGCTGTCCTCGGCGATGATGAGCGAGGCGCGGGGATTGACCGGCACGTCTGCCGTCGGCGCCTCGATCAGGCCCGTCATGCCGTTGCGCAGCCGCAGCGCCCCGTTCGCGAGCCGGGTCCACCCCTCCCGCAGGACCGTGGGCACGAAGGCCGCGCCCGACAGGGTCTGGTCCCAGCGGGCCACGAGTTCCTCATCGGTCTCCGGGGCTGCCGGCCGCGGCGGCGTTCGTGGCGCGGGCGCGGCGGGGGCGGCTGCGGATGCCGGGGGTGCCGCGGCCACGCTGACCGGCACCGCGGCGGGCGGCAGGGCGCAGCGCATCGGCAGGTTGCGGCGCAGCCGGTCGAGGGTCAGCACGCCCTCGGGGCCGAACTGGCCCGGCGTCGCCACCGTCTCGGCCCGCCCGCCCCAGATGCGGCGGATCTCCTCGGGATCGAGGCCGACCTCTTGGATCGTCACCGGATTGAGGGCGCGGGCGGGCGCCACCACGAGCTTGGCGCCGCTCTCCGTGCCGCCGGCATCGGGCACGAGTTCGAAGTCGATCACGCGCTTGGCGGCGATGGCGAGGCGGGCGGCCAGCGTCGCGGCCGCATCCGCCGTCTCGCGGTCGCTCACCGGCAGCACGAGGCGCGGGCGCTGGCCCGGCGCGGTGAAAGGCACGGCACCGGCTTTGACCGCCGCGAGATCGGGGCTGCGCACGGCTCGGGCCAGGGACGGGATTTCGAGGCGGGTGCGGTCGAGGAAGAGGAAGCGCGGCTGGCGCGCCGCCGGGGAGAGCGTATCGCAGACCCTGTCCGCCGCGTTGGGCAACTGCGCGCTGATCTCGACGCTGTTCAGGCCCGGCCGCCACAGGCTCAAGGGCAGCGGGATGGCCTGATCGTCGAATACCTCGCCGCGGGCATAGGGCAGCGGCACGCTCGCGGCGTTGCGGCCGTTGATATCGACGACGATCTGCGCGTTCGAATCGAGCCCCGCGGCGTAGCCGCCGGCCAGATGCAGCATGGCCTTACCGTAATCGGCGGGCACGAAATCGGGGGGAAAGCGCAATTCGATCCGGGTGCGCAGCAGGCGCCCGTTGAACTCGCGACTGGTGACGCCGAGGCGTTCCAGTTCGAGCCGCTCGCCGCCCTGCACCTCGTAGCCCCGGATCAGGGGCGCGAGCGCCGTGCCGGGCCCGCTGCCGCCGGCATCGCCGGCCGCGGCGAGCTGGGTGACGGCCGCCCGCACGTCCTCGGGGCCGGTGCCGGTGACGACGAGCGTCGGCGTGCGGTTGCCCCGCGGGGGCAGCAGGGCGAGCCGGGGCCCGGTGATCGGCCCAAGATCCTCGACGCCGTCCGTGCCGCGGATCTCGGCGGCGGTGCCGACGAGCAGGTTGACCCCGCTGCGGCCGGAGAGCGGCGGCCCGAAGCTGACCGCGGGCCGGGCGAGCCGGCTCACGACGGCGAGCGCCTGCACGGCGCCGATCATCCGCTCCAGACGCGGCAGGGTCGGCTTCTCGTTGAGCAGCACGCCGATGGGCAGCGCGCCGCTCTCGTCGGGTTCGAGGGCGGCCAGCGATTTCAGGTCGAGGTCGGGGGCCGGCGCGACCACCAGCCCGGAGCGCGAGGGATCGATCTGGGTCCAGAGCTCGTAGGTCGCCTCGATCGCGCAATCGACCCGGTGGCGCTGGCTCGCCGTCAGGGTCACGGCGTTGTAGCCGGCCTTGAGGACGCCGTCGGGAATCGCGAATTCCACGACCTTGACGGCGCCAGGTGCCTGAATCCGGGTCCAGCCGACCTTGGTGCCGTTGACGAGGCCGGTGAGTTCCGAGCCCTCCGGCGCCACCGAGATCGCCGAGAGGTAGGAGACGCGCAGCCGCGCCCCGCCCCGCGCCTGCCCCTCGGTGAGGTAGACCGGGTATTGCAGCACGTCCTCCTCGCCCGAAAGGCGGAAGCCGCGGGTGCCGGCGGGCAGGCGGCGGGCCGGGGCGATGGTCGCCTGGACCTGCTGACGGCGTCCGGCGTCGGCGCTGTCGGGGGCCGACGGACGGCCTTGCGTCGTCGGCACCGGAGTGGTGGAGGGCGCGGGGCCTCGCGGGGGGATTTGCGCCGGAGCTTGAACTGGTGCCGGACCCTGCTTTCGCAGGGCGTCTCCGGTCGGCGGTACCGTCAGGCGCTCGGCCGGCCCGGTCCCGAGGAAGCTCTGCGCGCGGGCCGGCACCCCGCCCATGAGCGCGAGGGCGAGCGCGGCGGCCAGGGCAGGCGTCCGGGGGGCCCGGCGCGCGGGTCCGAGCCCGGATCGTGGGAGAGGCCGCCCCGCCATCGCGCTCATGCCGTGCCGGTGCCGCGGCCGGTCCGACCGGCGAGCGCGCGCTCGTTCTCGTAGTCGAGCATCATGCGCACCCAATCGTTCGAGGCGCGGGCAGGAGAGTTGGCTGATGTGTTGGCCGGCGTATTCGCCGGCGCCTGAGGCGTTGCTTGGGCCGGCACGGGCTCCCTCGGAGCCTGCGGGGCGGCCTGAAGCGTGTGGGCCTGCACCGCTGGGGCAAGCAGCGGTTCGGGCAGGTTCGCCCCGGTCGGCGCCTGTTCCGGCGCATCGTAGATCGGCGAGGTGCCGTCGATCACCGGCGCCACCGCCGGCCGCGCATCGGCAGCGAAGGCGTAGCGCGCGGCGCGGAACGGCTCGGAGAGCCCCCACCAGATGAACTGCAGCGTGCCGGTCAGGATGTCCTTGTGGCGGCGGCGGCGCATCTGGAAGCGGCGCATCGCTTCCGCGTCGCCGTACATCAGGCCGGCGAGCGCCACGTAATCCTGCGGGCGCAGGCGGCCGAAGCTCAGGCGGGCGAAGGCCTCGTCCCCGGTGCGGTCGATCCCCTCCAGGGTGACCGGCAGGGCACCGGCCGGGCGCGCACCCGGCACCGGGACGACGGTGAGCGCGCCCGTGAGCTTGCGGTGTCCGCCCCCCGTCGGCAACAGGGCGGCGGGCAGGCGCACGGTGCAGGCCTCGGCCGAGACGCGCTCGATCGACACGTCGATGGCCCGGCCCCCCAGCGTGATCTGGCCACGCCGGTTGATGGCGAGCGAGGGCGTCCGCTCCAGCTGTCGGCGCTCGGCGCAGACCCCGAGCGCCGCGCCCGCGGTGAGCAGGTTGAAGAAGTTCCACAGGCCGACCACCAGCATCAGGTTGGTCACGCCCGGCTCGAACAGGTAGCGCCACGCCGCCACCGCGCAGCCCGCCGCCAGCAGCCCGTAGACGGCGAAGAACGGCAGCGAGGCCGACGAGAGATGGTCGTGGTCGAGGCTGATGCCCTTGTCGGTGACGTTGAAGGTCGGCTTTCGCGGCGACCAGATCACCGAGACGATGGCTTTGGACAGATAGAGGCCCTGGACGTACTCGTAGAGCTCCGAGACGAAGGGCCAACGGAACTTGCCGTAGACGTAGTTCTGCATCATCAGGTTGATGACGATGTAGGTTGCCGTATAGGCGATCGACTCATCGACGCTGGCCACAAAAATCTTCAGGTCGAAGAAGATGTGCAGCAACGGCGCGAACATGAAGATCAGCCGCGGCACGGGGAAGAACCAGAACGTCATGCTCGAGAGGTAGGCGATCTTCTGGATCGGCTTGAGCCCCTTCTGTAGCGCGGGGTTCTTCAGGAGCAGGATCTGGAACATGCCCTGGCACCAGCGCGAGCGCTGGCCGATGAAGGCCGAGAGCGTCTCGGGCTGGAGGCCGGCGATCAGGGGCTTGTCGACATAGGCGCTGGTCCAGCCGCGGGAATGCAGCTCGAACGCGGTCTCGCAATCCTCGGTGATGGTGATGCCGGAGAAGCCGCCGGATTCGTCGAGGGCGGTGCGGCGCAGGAGGGCGGCGGAGCCGCAGAAGAACGAGCCGTTCCACTTGTCGAGCCCGCGCTGCGTCACCGCGTAGAACATCTCGTTCTCCGACGGCATCCGCTCGAAGGTCTTCAGGTTCCGCTCGATCGGGTCGGGATTGAGGAAGGCGTGCGGCGTCTGGACGAGGAAGAGCTTCGGGTCCTCGGCGAAGTAGCCCACCGTCTCGCTCAAGAAAGAGCGGAACGGGACGTGGTCGGCATCGAGCACGACAACGATCTCGCCGCTGGCGAAGGCGAGACCGTTGTTGAGGTTGCCCGCCTTGGCGTGCTCGTTGCGGGCGCGGGTGAGGTAGCGGCAGCCGAGTTCCTCGGCCAGCGCCGTCAGCTCCCGCCGCCGGTCGCGGGCGGCCTTGGCTTTCTCCGGGTTGGGGTCGGCGCATTTCTGGTCCGACCCGCCGTCGTCGAGAAGCCAGACGGTCAGCTTGTCGGGCGGGTAGTTGATCTGGCGCGCGGCGGCCAGCGTCATCGCCAAGATGGCGGCGTCCTCGTTGTAGCTCGGCACGAACACGTCGACGGTCGGCAGTTCGGCCGCGCTCGCCGCGGGGGGCGGGGGCCGCTTGAGCGGATCGGCGTTGATGATCAGGCTCACGAACAGGATGAAGACGCAGTACAATTCGCCCACGAGCAGCAGCAGGCCGAAGCCGAAGCTGATTGGATCGCCGGGGGAGGGCAGCGTGTCGGTGACCCGCCACAGGATGTAGCGGAGTACCACGAGGCTCCCGAGCGCCAGGAAGACGAAGCGGGTGCGCGGCCCGTCGAGGAACAGCCACAGCACGATCATCGCCGCCATGGCGGCGAGACTCATGGCGAGCTGGTTCTGCGTCCCGACCGGTTGGCTCAGCAGGATGAGGCCGGCAACCGTCGTCCCCATCCAGGCCAGCCACCGCAGCGCACGTATCACACTCGCCACCCCTGCCTCGTGGACGGATCCATCATGAAAATACGCCGCTTTCCGGATGCGTTCACGACGCCGCCGCCCCACTTTACCAACAGGGTTGATTTTGCGCTGCGGAGCCTAGCGTCATCCGTAGACAATGTCCGAAAATTCGGACGAAATCTCGCGGAAATGACAGGCGGTAACGAGGAATGTCTTCCTGGTACGGAAGCCGTTGTTCACGTGAGACAGGGGTACTTTGCAGTGAGACGGGGAGACAAGGCGGCGGATTGTCCGCTGGCGTGACCGTCGGCCCGCCCGCTCAGAAGTTCGCGCGCGCCTCGATGCTGGAATAGTAGCCCGTGCCCTGGACGCGGTCCCGCACGTAGCCGGCGGCGAGCGACATCTGGACGGGGCCGAAGCTGAGCCCCGAGAGATGAGCGCCGACGCGGTACTGGCGGAAGAAGTCGTCGCCGAGGAACAAAGCCTCCGGGCCGATATAGACGCCGTCGGCGACCATGTAGCCGACGCGGAACCGGGAATAGTAGGCGTTGAACTTGGTCGAGTAGGAGCCGTAGGCCGAGACCATGGTCCGGTCGGTCGGCGTCGCGTAGAAATTACCGGCGACCTTCAGGCCCACACCCGTTCCGACGACCGGGTTGCCGGGGTCGGGGATCGAGAGCTGGTTGCTGCGGACGTTGAAGCCGACATAGCCGGCGAGCGCCGCTTCCCGCCAGATCCACTCGTAGCCGGTGAGCAGCGAGCCCTCCTGCTGGTAGCCGGTGACGCGGGCGCCGACGGCTTGTCCGGGATAGGAGTAGGTGCCGGCCACAGCCTCGACGCGCACGCGCGCGCCGCTCACCGTCGGCGGGCTGCCGAGTGCCGTCGTCACGGTGACGGAGCCGAAGGCCGAGGAATTGGAGGTGATGCTGGTCGAGCCATCGACGGCCACCGCCCAACTGTCGTCCACCGCCTGCGCTTGCGCGCCGGTGTACCAATCGACGCTCGCGGCTGCGGGGGCCGGAGCCGGCAGGTCGGCGGCTCGGGCCGGGGCGGCGAGCACGGCCGCAAGCCCGCAGGCAAGAATACAGAGATTCCCGGGAGCCCGTTGATGGTTGCGAGAAACCACAGCCATTCGATCCTCGGATACGCACACGCTACGCACCGATTTATCGGGGTCCACGGTTAACAGGATCCTCCCCGAATCCGGAAAAGCCTATTTCATCTCGGCCGAGATCTTGTCAGGCGTTCCCGATGCCGGGCGATTTCAGGCCGCCCGGGCCTGCGGGGCCGCCGCGCTCAGCACCGCCGCGAGATCGTCGGGGCGGAACGGCTTGTCCAGTTGCAGGAACTGCCGCGCCGCGGCCGGCAGGTGCCCGTGGGGGCTCGCCAGGATGATGCGGATGTCGGGATAGCGCTCGACCACCGTCGCGGCGAGCTGGAGGCCGGTCATCACCGGCATCGACTGGTCGGCGACCATGGC contains:
- a CDS encoding glycosyl hydrolase family 8, whose product is MRPPRAPCRPRRRPATLGLIGWTVATALTLAAAGSAAAQTTPQPASPETAPQGSQPAPQQTEATTVPPATALPSPPRAETTARTDAGPMLANTLGDDAAWRAYRARFITEQGRIVDTANGLISHSEGQGYGMLLAVAAGDRASFERIWGWTRANLMVRSDELLAWRWAPDHRPAVSDMNNATDGDILVAWALTEAAEAWGEPSYRTAARRIAVEFGRKTILFKDPHGPVLLPAVSGFSARERTDGPLINLSYWVFPAFQRLPIVAPEYDWASLIRSGVDFLRQSRFGPSSLPTEWISAKDSLRPADGFPPLFSYNAIRVPLYLAWAGVGRPEDYAPFKTLWGGIDRERLPIVDTRDGQPVEWLSEPGYTAIPALTACAADGTPFPESLRTVQDNQNYYPATLQLLSLIAARMRYPSCVKS
- a CDS encoding cellulose biosynthesis cyclic di-GMP-binding regulatory protein BcsB — its product is MSAMAGRPLPRSGLGPARRAPRTPALAAALALALMGGVPARAQSFLGTGPAERLTVPPTGDALRKQGPAPVQAPAQIPPRGPAPSTTPVPTTQGRPSAPDSADAGRRQQVQATIAPARRLPAGTRGFRLSGEEDVLQYPVYLTEGQARGGARLRVSYLSAISVAPEGSELTGLVNGTKVGWTRIQAPGAVKVVEFAIPDGVLKAGYNAVTLTASQRHRVDCAIEATYELWTQIDPSRSGLVVAPAPDLDLKSLAALEPDESGALPIGVLLNEKPTLPRLERMIGAVQALAVVSRLARPAVSFGPPLSGRSGVNLLVGTAAEIRGTDGVEDLGPITGPRLALLPPRGNRTPTLVVTGTGPEDVRAAVTQLAAAGDAGGSGPGTALAPLIRGYEVQGGERLELERLGVTSREFNGRLLRTRIELRFPPDFVPADYGKAMLHLAGGYAAGLDSNAQIVVDINGRNAASVPLPYARGEVFDDQAIPLPLSLWRPGLNSVEISAQLPNAADRVCDTLSPAARQPRFLFLDRTRLEIPSLARAVRSPDLAAVKAGAVPFTAPGQRPRLVLPVSDRETADAAATLAARLAIAAKRVIDFELVPDAGGTESGAKLVVAPARALNPVTIQEVGLDPEEIRRIWGGRAETVATPGQFGPEGVLTLDRLRRNLPMRCALPPAAVPVSVAAAPPASAAAPAAPAPRTPPRPAAPETDEELVARWDQTLSGAAFVPTVLREGWTRLANGALRLRNGMTGLIEAPTADVPVNPRASLIIAEDSGRTRLSETTVLVTAPNPSMLKASVSCLVDPVVWTRLVGRAAFLDASDGTLTTVDADRVALIETRSWSLANFRLVSAAWLSLNPGYYVGMTLFMALCLGLATTGLVRQLGRRNS
- the bcsA gene encoding UDP-forming cellulose synthase catalytic subunit, yielding MASVIRALRWLAWMGTTVAGLILLSQPVGTQNQLAMSLAAMAAMIVLWLFLDGPRTRFVFLALGSLVVLRYILWRVTDTLPSPGDPISFGFGLLLLVGELYCVFILFVSLIINADPLKRPPPPAASAAELPTVDVFVPSYNEDAAILAMTLAAARQINYPPDKLTVWLLDDGGSDQKCADPNPEKAKAARDRRRELTALAEELGCRYLTRARNEHAKAGNLNNGLAFASGEIVVVLDADHVPFRSFLSETVGYFAEDPKLFLVQTPHAFLNPDPIERNLKTFERMPSENEMFYAVTQRGLDKWNGSFFCGSAALLRRTALDESGGFSGITITEDCETAFELHSRGWTSAYVDKPLIAGLQPETLSAFIGQRSRWCQGMFQILLLKNPALQKGLKPIQKIAYLSSMTFWFFPVPRLIFMFAPLLHIFFDLKIFVASVDESIAYTATYIVINLMMQNYVYGKFRWPFVSELYEYVQGLYLSKAIVSVIWSPRKPTFNVTDKGISLDHDHLSSASLPFFAVYGLLAAGCAVAAWRYLFEPGVTNLMLVVGLWNFFNLLTAGAALGVCAERRQLERTPSLAINRRGQITLGGRAIDVSIERVSAEACTVRLPAALLPTGGGHRKLTGALTVVPVPGARPAGALPVTLEGIDRTGDEAFARLSFGRLRPQDYVALAGLMYGDAEAMRRFQMRRRRHKDILTGTLQFIWWGLSEPFRAARYAFAADARPAVAPVIDGTSPIYDAPEQAPTGANLPEPLLAPAVQAHTLQAAPQAPREPVPAQATPQAPANTPANTSANSPARASNDWVRMMLDYENERALAGRTGRGTGTA
- the bcsS gene encoding cellulose biosynthesis protein BcsS; the encoded protein is MAVVSRNHQRAPGNLCILACGLAAVLAAPARAADLPAPAPAAASVDWYTGAQAQAVDDSWAVAVDGSTSITSNSSAFGSVTVTTALGSPPTVSGARVRVEAVAGTYSYPGQAVGARVTGYQQEGSLLTGYEWIWREAALAGYVGFNVRSNQLSIPDPGNPVVGTGVGLKVAGNFYATPTDRTMVSAYGSYSTKFNAYYSRFRVGYMVADGVYIGPEALFLGDDFFRQYRVGAHLSGLSFGPVQMSLAAGYVRDRVQGTGYYSSIEARANF